A single Paenibacillus sp. FSL R5-0517 DNA region contains:
- the thiC gene encoding phosphomethylpyrimidine synthase ThiC — MEQEHNDQQVEKETGAAGRVQPFPGSRKVYIQGSRPDIAVPEREIALHDTNTPQGVEHNEPLRVYDTSGPMTDPEFQMDIRKGLPALRNHWIMERGDVEAYEGRAVQPEDNGLKPGGRRAGAEEYPGFRGQPLRAQAGRCVTQMHYARQGVITPEMEYAAIREGVEPEFVRQELASGRAILPSNINHPESEPMLIGRHFHVKINANIGNSAVSSSIEEEVEKMTWAVRWGSDTVMDLSTGKNIHTTREWIIRNSPVPIGTVPLYQALEKVNGEAEALTWELYRDTLIEQAEQGVDYFTIHAGVLLRYIPMTAKRMTGIVSRGGSIMAAWCLAHHQENFLYTHFEEICEIMKKYDVAFSLGDGLRPGSIYDANDEAQMAELATLGELTQIAWKHDVQVMIEGPGHVPMHKIKENVDLQMEICQEAPFYTLGPLTTDIAPGYDHITSAIGAAMIGWFGTSMLCYVTPKEHLGLPNKDDVREGVIAYKIAAHAADLAKGHPRAQRRDDALSKARFEFRWRDQFNLSLDPERALSYHDETLPAEGAKEAHFCSMCGPKFCSMRITQDIRAFAADKGLSENEAVAAGMQEKAEEYRTRS; from the coding sequence ATGGAACAGGAACATAACGATCAGCAGGTGGAAAAGGAAACAGGAGCGGCCGGACGGGTTCAGCCCTTTCCGGGCAGCCGCAAAGTCTACATTCAGGGCTCACGGCCGGACATAGCTGTACCGGAGCGTGAGATAGCCCTTCATGACACCAATACTCCCCAAGGGGTGGAGCATAACGAACCGCTGCGTGTCTATGATACGAGCGGCCCCATGACTGATCCCGAATTCCAGATGGATATTCGGAAGGGATTACCCGCACTCCGAAATCATTGGATTATGGAACGCGGTGATGTTGAAGCATATGAGGGCAGAGCCGTTCAACCCGAGGATAACGGACTAAAGCCCGGTGGGAGGAGAGCCGGGGCTGAAGAGTACCCTGGATTTCGGGGACAACCACTGCGTGCTCAGGCTGGGCGCTGTGTCACGCAGATGCATTACGCGAGGCAGGGAGTCATTACACCAGAGATGGAGTATGCCGCTATCCGTGAAGGGGTGGAACCGGAGTTCGTGCGGCAGGAGCTGGCGAGTGGACGGGCGATTCTGCCATCCAACATCAATCACCCGGAGAGTGAGCCAATGTTGATCGGTCGTCATTTTCACGTGAAGATCAATGCCAACATAGGCAACTCTGCCGTATCTTCCTCCATCGAGGAAGAGGTCGAGAAAATGACCTGGGCTGTGCGCTGGGGATCGGATACGGTGATGGATCTCTCGACAGGCAAAAACATTCATACGACACGGGAATGGATCATCCGCAATTCACCTGTACCAATTGGTACGGTGCCGCTGTATCAAGCGCTGGAGAAGGTGAATGGCGAAGCGGAAGCGCTGACCTGGGAATTGTACCGAGACACGCTCATTGAGCAGGCAGAGCAGGGCGTGGACTACTTTACGATTCATGCAGGTGTGCTGCTGCGTTATATCCCCATGACCGCCAAGCGGATGACAGGCATTGTATCCCGGGGCGGGTCCATTATGGCAGCGTGGTGTCTTGCGCATCATCAGGAGAATTTTTTGTACACCCATTTCGAAGAAATCTGCGAGATTATGAAAAAGTATGATGTGGCGTTTTCGCTGGGAGATGGACTTCGTCCAGGCAGTATCTACGATGCGAATGACGAAGCTCAGATGGCGGAACTGGCTACGCTTGGGGAACTGACGCAGATCGCATGGAAACATGATGTGCAGGTGATGATCGAAGGCCCGGGGCATGTACCGATGCACAAGATCAAGGAGAATGTGGACCTGCAGATGGAGATATGCCAAGAGGCACCGTTCTACACACTTGGGCCACTGACGACCGATATTGCCCCGGGATACGATCACATTACGTCCGCCATTGGTGCGGCTATGATTGGCTGGTTTGGCACGTCCATGCTCTGTTACGTCACGCCAAAAGAACATCTGGGCTTGCCCAACAAGGATGATGTACGGGAAGGGGTTATTGCCTACAAGATCGCAGCTCATGCTGCCGATCTGGCGAAAGGTCATCCACGTGCTCAGCGCCGGGATGATGCATTGTCCAAGGCGCGCTTCGAGTTCCGCTGGCGGGATCAGTTTAACCTTTCACTCGACCCGGAACGGGCATTATCTTACCATGATGAGACGCTGCCGGCAGAAGGGGCCAAAGAAGCTCATTTCTGCTCGATGTGCGGACCGAAGTTCTGCAGCATGCGTATTACGCAGGACATTCGTGCCTTTGCGGCGGATAAAGGATTGTCCGAGAATGAGGCTGTAGCAGCGGGCATGCAGGAAAAGGCTGAGGAATATCGGACACGGTCCTAG
- a CDS encoding zinc ribbon domain-containing protein yields MNVTVCQSCGMPLTTPAQFGTEADGGTTREYCIYCYKDGKFAQPGISLEGMTEMCTAILKDEGMDEESARSMLRNQLPFLKRWRTNTTDQHKVSPAENSATSAIPGQVTTTLSLSAQPVRYVTLPSKRLAGISARTTNAIEISGKGRIQGLWNNYFASEHLPAPEAARYGCYTNYTDGINGEYTILVGHEVSSEESLPEGLDDILLPPATYAVFTSRKGPMAEVAHEAWGAVWAWEKQSDRTFTGDFELYDERSLNPENVQVDIYIAVRDSR; encoded by the coding sequence ATGAACGTTACTGTATGTCAAAGCTGCGGCATGCCACTCACCACCCCTGCCCAATTCGGAACGGAGGCAGATGGAGGCACAACCCGTGAGTACTGTATCTATTGTTACAAGGATGGGAAGTTTGCACAGCCAGGAATCTCGCTTGAAGGCATGACGGAGATGTGCACCGCCATTCTGAAGGACGAGGGCATGGATGAGGAATCCGCTCGTTCGATGCTGCGTAATCAGCTTCCTTTTTTGAAACGTTGGCGCACGAATACAACGGATCAACACAAAGTATCTCCGGCTGAAAACTCTGCCACTTCCGCTATACCGGGTCAGGTTACAACAACTCTATCGTTATCTGCCCAGCCCGTTCGTTATGTCACACTCCCAAGCAAACGCTTGGCCGGCATATCCGCCCGCACAACCAATGCCATTGAGATTAGTGGCAAAGGCCGTATCCAAGGTCTCTGGAACAATTATTTTGCCTCAGAGCACCTCCCTGCACCCGAAGCTGCTCGTTATGGCTGTTACACGAATTATACCGATGGCATAAACGGAGAGTACACCATACTGGTAGGGCATGAGGTCAGTTCGGAGGAATCATTGCCTGAAGGATTGGACGACATTCTGCTCCCGCCTGCAACTTACGCCGTATTCACTTCCAGAAAAGGGCCAATGGCAGAGGTTGCTCACGAAGCCTGGGGAGCCGTATGGGCATGGGAGAAGCAAAGTGATCGTACGTTCACCGGAGATTTTGAATTGTATGATGAACGCAGCCTGAATCCCGAAAATGTACAAGTCGATATATACATCGCCGTTCGAGATAGTAGATAA
- a CDS encoding IclR family transcriptional regulator, which translates to MEDRKLTVRAVERALDILLCFTTRSDLGLTEIASQIGLHKSTVHRLMATLEDRGFVIRDAATEKYRLGIRIWELSAHMSRSDDPAILLLPAMERLRDRLGETVSLYLRDGSERIRIQAVQSDQAIRRVAPVGVRLPLSVGASSKVLMAFATDEDREELMNGPEWPVFIDPAVYLAQMGDIRDNGYATSYEEREPGAAAVSVPIMDRRGNIAAALSVSGPVSRLSQETLHEYAPVLKEAATQMGLMLS; encoded by the coding sequence ATGGAAGATCGCAAGTTAACCGTCCGGGCTGTGGAACGGGCGCTGGATATATTATTATGTTTTACCACACGCAGTGATCTGGGACTCACCGAGATTGCAAGCCAGATCGGCCTGCACAAAAGTACAGTGCACCGCTTGATGGCTACACTGGAGGATCGAGGATTCGTAATCCGCGATGCAGCAACAGAGAAGTATCGACTTGGCATCCGAATCTGGGAGCTGTCGGCTCATATGTCCCGTAGTGATGATCCCGCTATTCTGCTGCTGCCTGCGATGGAGCGACTGAGAGATCGATTGGGGGAGACCGTGAGTCTGTACCTGCGTGATGGCAGTGAACGGATTCGGATTCAGGCGGTGCAAAGTGATCAGGCGATTCGCCGAGTCGCTCCCGTTGGTGTTAGACTCCCGCTGTCTGTGGGCGCTTCCAGCAAAGTCTTGATGGCGTTTGCCACGGACGAGGATCGTGAGGAGCTGATGAACGGGCCGGAGTGGCCGGTGTTTATTGACCCTGCGGTGTATTTGGCGCAAATGGGAGATATCCGGGATAACGGATATGCGACGAGTTATGAGGAGCGTGAGCCGGGAGCTGCAGCGGTATCTGTACCGATTATGGATCGCCGAGGCAATATTGCAGCTGCTCTCTCGGTCTCAGGGCCTGTCAGCCGACTTTCGCAGGAGACTTTGCACGAATACGCACCTGTGCTAAAGGAAGCTGCTACGCAGATGGGGCTCATGTTATCCTGA
- a CDS encoding alpha/beta fold hydrolase has translation MYPTSQSEAPLHTKVSDLPSSLSPRLIRFKHIIVALLLSVVFFLLFCFIALHGYIAWVLSNPTVAPVFSNPMQAKNMKYEDITFPAADGSRTMQGWYIPADNAASKTIIFSHGYGANREETWVPMYDLAHYAHQLGFNVVMFDYGFASQVNKAVATGGKAESQQLLGAIQFAKQRGAQELVVWGFSMGAGTALQTGLITQEVDAMILDSTFLLEPDTLYHNIHNQIDLPRQPTLEIMKLLFPVLNGTGLQQIPYQEVKKEDYPFPIFFIHGTEDEKAPYPIAEQLAANQTNPYSDVWIVQDAHHELIFREHPKEYLRRVSTFLSHVTKTSSDDVQNTNSGE, from the coding sequence ATGTATCCAACATCCCAGAGCGAAGCCCCGCTGCATACAAAGGTGTCCGATCTGCCCTCTTCCCTATCACCGAGGCTGATTCGGTTCAAACATATTATCGTAGCGCTGCTGCTCTCCGTTGTATTTTTTCTACTGTTTTGTTTTATTGCACTGCATGGTTACATTGCATGGGTATTATCCAACCCGACTGTAGCGCCTGTCTTCTCCAATCCGATGCAGGCCAAGAATATGAAGTACGAAGATATCACTTTCCCGGCAGCAGATGGCAGCCGGACGATGCAAGGATGGTATATCCCTGCTGACAATGCCGCAAGCAAAACGATTATTTTCAGTCACGGCTATGGTGCCAATCGTGAAGAAACATGGGTACCCATGTATGACCTGGCACACTATGCCCATCAACTTGGGTTCAACGTCGTCATGTTCGATTATGGCTTCGCCTCCCAGGTGAACAAAGCTGTAGCCACAGGTGGCAAGGCTGAGTCCCAGCAATTGCTGGGTGCCATCCAGTTCGCCAAGCAGCGCGGTGCGCAGGAACTGGTAGTCTGGGGTTTCTCCATGGGTGCCGGTACGGCGCTTCAAACCGGACTGATTACACAGGAAGTGGATGCGATGATTCTGGACAGTACGTTCCTGCTTGAGCCGGATACGCTGTACCACAACATTCATAACCAGATCGATCTCCCGCGTCAGCCTACACTGGAGATCATGAAGCTGTTGTTCCCTGTTCTGAATGGCACCGGATTGCAACAGATTCCATACCAGGAAGTGAAAAAGGAAGATTATCCGTTCCCGATTTTCTTCATTCATGGTACGGAAGATGAGAAGGCGCCTTACCCAATTGCAGAACAGCTCGCCGCCAATCAGACCAATCCGTACTCGGATGTATGGATTGTCCAGGATGCGCACCATGAGTTGATCTTCCGGGAGCATCCAAAGGAATATCTTCGCCGTGTCTCGACTTTCCTGAGTCATGTAACAAAAACAAGCAGTGACGATGTGCAGAACACGAATAGTGGAGAATAA
- a CDS encoding HAMP domain-containing sensor histidine kinase, giving the protein MTKRRSFRTTMIMLVGLSMLSSGAVTFIVYRLLQMYYAGVRREDPLAEYRNIMRSIGDLYVFMLLFIPLAILFFYLFTRPYVTYFKEISAGINHLANGDFQHRVQISSKDELGTIAEDVNLASEKLREAVERGDFAENSKDQLIVNLAHDLRTPLTSVLGYLDLLMKDDQLTEEQVRHFTSIAFTKSQRLEKLIDDLFEITRMNYGMLPINKTRLDLSELLKQMNEELYPVFEKNHLITRLKIDTELTISGDGELLARVFENLLINAARHGKDGMYVDINGYRDADRIIIQVINYGGHIRPEELPHIFDMYYTGDRARTPQEGGTGLGLFIARNIVEQHDGTISAQSDVVRTQFEVRLPVFQ; this is encoded by the coding sequence ATGACTAAACGCAGAAGCTTTCGCACAACGATGATTATGCTGGTCGGTCTGAGCATGCTGTCTTCTGGCGCCGTAACATTTATCGTGTACAGGCTGTTGCAGATGTATTATGCAGGGGTCAGGAGAGAAGATCCGCTGGCGGAATATCGTAATATCATGAGAAGTATTGGCGATCTATATGTTTTTATGCTGCTCTTCATCCCGCTTGCGATTTTGTTTTTCTACTTGTTTACAAGACCCTATGTCACGTATTTCAAAGAGATTTCCGCAGGCATTAATCACTTGGCGAATGGAGACTTTCAGCATCGTGTACAGATTTCTTCGAAGGATGAGTTAGGTACGATTGCGGAGGATGTGAATCTGGCAAGTGAGAAGCTAAGGGAAGCGGTGGAACGAGGTGACTTTGCCGAGAACAGCAAAGACCAGCTTATCGTAAACCTTGCGCATGACCTGCGAACGCCGCTGACCTCTGTGCTTGGATATTTGGACCTGCTCATGAAGGATGATCAGCTGACAGAGGAGCAAGTAAGGCACTTTACATCGATTGCATTCACCAAATCACAGCGTCTGGAGAAGCTGATTGATGATTTGTTCGAAATTACCCGCATGAATTATGGCATGTTGCCTATAAACAAAACACGGTTGGATCTTAGCGAACTGCTGAAGCAGATGAACGAAGAGCTCTATCCTGTATTTGAAAAGAATCATCTGATTACCCGGTTGAAAATAGACACTGAACTTACCATCTCCGGTGATGGTGAGCTGCTGGCTCGTGTGTTCGAGAATCTGCTGATTAACGCTGCACGGCACGGCAAGGACGGCATGTACGTGGATATTAACGGATATCGTGATGCAGACCGGATCATTATTCAGGTGATTAACTATGGGGGACATATTCGTCCGGAGGAATTGCCACATATCTTCGATATGTATTACACAGGAGATCGTGCCCGAACCCCTCAAGAGGGTGGGACAGGCCTTGGCCTATTTATTGCCCGCAATATTGTAGAGCAGCATGACGGTACGATTTCGGCCCAGAGCGATGTGGTACGGACGCAATTCGAAGTTCGTTTGCCGGTATTCCAATAA
- a CDS encoding VanZ family protein has translation MKHNNQKKSKHYILWTAVFIIYLYLLTKLILFKGSAVDFGIVKVRLMAFLQQPDLIHTRTVNLTPFQEISRDWNSLSSHRPGTAIHLVGNVLAFIPLGIFIPVLTGNKLFSGIKVFLLSLLLSLGYEVTQLVTGMGIFDVDDLMLNTLGGLIGYIIFTMAIGLKRVLVGGESRETTKLTSKESHV, from the coding sequence ATGAAACACAACAACCAGAAGAAAAGCAAACATTACATCCTTTGGACTGCCGTGTTCATTATCTATTTATATCTGCTGACGAAGCTGATCCTGTTCAAAGGAAGTGCTGTCGACTTTGGCATCGTGAAGGTTCGACTGATGGCATTCTTGCAACAACCGGATCTGATTCATACGCGAACCGTCAACCTGACGCCATTTCAGGAAATTTCACGAGACTGGAACAGCCTTTCATCACATCGTCCAGGTACAGCTATCCATCTGGTAGGGAATGTTCTGGCTTTTATCCCACTGGGTATCTTCATTCCTGTTCTGACGGGCAACAAACTATTCTCTGGAATAAAGGTATTCCTGCTGTCCCTGCTGCTCAGTCTGGGGTATGAGGTGACACAGTTAGTGACTGGCATGGGCATATTTGATGTGGATGACCTGATGCTTAATACACTCGGCGGCTTGATTGGATATATCATTTTCACCATGGCCATTGGCCTGAAAAGGGTGTTGGTGGGAGGAGAATCCCGCGAGACGACGAAGTTAACCTCTAAGGAGAGTCACGTGTAA
- a CDS encoding M15 family metallopeptidase has protein sequence MKKWGFLICIVLVGYIVTQSPGWLQQKNELPIEIQNTRENPAGYTVSVTGNIQDQVHKGNLLLVNKQYPVHEEGVRSDIVYVADEDDLLRGYGIMDRKIMLSRLVAQEFQKMVEAAGEEGVRYFLMSSGYRDFEKQDELYQEMGSDYALPAGHSEHNLGLSLDVGSSLAAMNEAPEGEWLEKNAWKYGFILRYPKDKVSITGIQYEPWHFRYVGLPHSAIMHKNNLVLEEYLDMLKEKENISVEVEDETYHIRYYRATGDTTVYIPEHGETEISGDNMDGVIVTVKK, from the coding sequence ATGAAAAAGTGGGGCTTTTTAATATGTATCGTTTTGGTTGGATATATTGTTACACAATCACCGGGATGGCTTCAGCAGAAGAATGAGCTGCCCATCGAGATTCAGAATACGCGTGAAAATCCCGCAGGTTATACGGTATCCGTCACAGGAAATATTCAGGATCAGGTACATAAGGGCAATTTGTTACTGGTTAATAAGCAATACCCCGTTCACGAGGAGGGGGTTAGATCCGATATTGTATATGTGGCGGATGAGGATGATCTGCTTCGTGGATATGGAATAATGGATCGGAAAATCATGTTATCCCGACTGGTGGCGCAGGAGTTTCAGAAGATGGTTGAGGCAGCAGGGGAAGAGGGAGTTCGATATTTTCTCATGAGCAGTGGGTACAGGGACTTTGAGAAGCAGGACGAGCTATATCAGGAAATGGGTTCAGACTATGCACTTCCTGCAGGTCACAGTGAGCATAATCTTGGCTTATCCCTGGATGTCGGTTCAAGTCTGGCTGCCATGAATGAAGCACCGGAGGGTGAGTGGCTGGAGAAAAATGCATGGAAATACGGATTTATCTTGCGTTACCCGAAAGATAAAGTAAGCATCACGGGTATTCAATATGAACCATGGCACTTTCGGTATGTGGGGTTGCCCCACAGTGCGATCATGCATAAGAACAATCTGGTACTGGAGGAGTACCTAGATATGTTGAAGGAGAAGGAGAACATCTCTGTTGAAGTAGAGGATGAGACGTATCATATCCGCTATTATCGAGCAACTGGAGATACGACTGTTTACATACCTGAGCACGGCGAAACTGAAATATCGGGTGACAACATGGACGGAGTCATTGTCACCGTAAAGAAATAA
- a CDS encoding YafY family protein, which translates to MKLERLLAIVVLLINRGRLQAKDLADMFEVSIRTIYRDIDTLGQAGIPVVTYQGASGGIGLAEGYRLDRNLLTDKDLVSIVTALRSISTSHTNAARELLVEKLSSIVPEAKNEDFQASTHRFIVDHSTWTHPEALQQKLKVIDQGIDQLQCIYFAYCSAEGAQTYRTVEPHTLVLKRHAWYLYAFCHERNEFRMFKLVRMKDVSLAAEHFERKSINLQDRPWQQEWSRPDNQIGITLRFHARVHHLAEEWFGIENVLPDGNGYYISQVAFPEDNWLYGFILGFGADVEVLEPLHIRDNICRIAEQIVQNYKTSAQT; encoded by the coding sequence ATGAAACTGGAGCGTTTGTTAGCCATCGTTGTACTGCTTATCAACCGGGGGCGATTACAGGCAAAAGACCTGGCCGATATGTTTGAAGTTTCCATCCGGACGATCTATAGAGATATCGACACATTGGGACAAGCCGGGATTCCGGTCGTGACCTATCAGGGAGCAAGCGGAGGCATCGGTCTGGCGGAAGGGTATCGTCTGGATCGCAATCTGTTAACTGACAAGGATCTTGTTTCCATCGTCACCGCCCTGCGCAGCATATCCACCTCACATACAAATGCTGCACGTGAACTACTGGTGGAGAAACTAAGCAGTATCGTTCCGGAAGCCAAAAATGAAGATTTTCAAGCCAGCACGCACCGATTCATCGTGGATCATTCAACGTGGACGCACCCTGAAGCGCTACAACAGAAATTAAAAGTTATTGATCAGGGAATTGATCAGCTTCAATGCATTTATTTTGCCTATTGCAGCGCCGAAGGTGCACAGACCTATCGTACAGTTGAACCCCACACGCTTGTGCTGAAGAGGCACGCGTGGTATCTATATGCTTTTTGCCATGAACGAAATGAATTCCGCATGTTCAAGCTGGTTCGTATGAAAGACGTCTCTCTTGCTGCAGAGCACTTTGAACGAAAATCCATCAACCTTCAAGACCGGCCGTGGCAGCAGGAATGGAGCCGACCAGACAACCAGATTGGGATTACCCTGAGATTCCATGCCCGTGTCCATCATCTTGCGGAGGAATGGTTCGGTATTGAAAATGTATTGCCTGACGGGAACGGCTATTATATCAGCCAGGTCGCTTTTCCAGAAGATAACTGGCTGTACGGCTTCATCTTGGGCTTTGGGGCGGATGTTGAGGTGCTGGAACCCTTGCATATTCGGGATAATATTTGCCGTATAGCCGAACAAATTGTTCAAAATTATAAAACCTCCGCTCAAACCTGA
- a CDS encoding Fe-Mn family superoxide dismutase yields the protein MNWDGYGHLLPLRTLEEIRFWKEQEKEHTLVIRALVPDLEPPYVKLLEEWEATFANSERVANQLLKQLLPATHPPAPYIVRCIDQLVSAARQQSREFIKQLYVLLEQSAAVQAVPLAKVLILHLIRESEYFLGVLDTLGQPGILRETNLEPSLFLENALHTSGSATTHRQASEAPISQEGNVNAPATSAQIQSTTVQSPSTETTQATPSTTAPPVKEKPVPIGGHTLPPLPYAYNALEPHIDELTMRIHHDKHHQSYVDGLNVAEKKLAESRKKNNFELIKHWERELAFNGAGHYLHTIFWTIMNPAGGGKPSGMLAEQIKRDFGSYEAFKNQFTEAANKVEGSGWAMLVWSPRAHRLEILQAEKHQNLSQSDIVPLLPLDVWEHAYYLKHQNERKKYIEDWWNVVYWPAVAERYETARKLLWPPY from the coding sequence ATGAACTGGGATGGATATGGTCACCTGCTGCCTCTGCGGACCTTGGAAGAAATCCGTTTCTGGAAAGAGCAGGAGAAAGAACATACACTCGTCATTCGTGCACTGGTGCCCGATCTGGAGCCCCCATACGTCAAGCTGCTGGAGGAATGGGAGGCTACCTTTGCGAACAGTGAGCGAGTAGCGAATCAGCTGCTAAAACAACTATTGCCCGCAACCCATCCGCCTGCTCCCTACATCGTTCGTTGTATCGATCAACTTGTGTCGGCTGCTCGGCAGCAATCGAGAGAGTTCATCAAACAGCTGTATGTTCTTCTGGAGCAAAGTGCTGCGGTGCAAGCTGTTCCGCTTGCCAAAGTACTTATTTTGCATTTGATCCGCGAATCAGAGTATTTTCTGGGCGTATTGGATACGCTTGGCCAACCTGGCATCTTGCGAGAAACAAATTTGGAGCCGTCACTTTTTCTGGAAAATGCACTGCATACGTCAGGCTCAGCAACCACCCATCGCCAAGCTTCAGAAGCTCCAATTTCTCAAGAGGGGAATGTAAACGCACCTGCTACTTCAGCGCAGATTCAATCCACAACCGTTCAATCACCTTCTACCGAAACAACACAAGCCACGCCCAGCACTACTGCACCTCCCGTAAAAGAAAAGCCGGTTCCCATTGGAGGGCACACACTGCCCCCTCTTCCCTATGCGTACAATGCGCTGGAGCCACATATTGATGAGCTAACGATGCGTATCCATCACGATAAACACCATCAATCTTATGTGGACGGACTAAATGTAGCAGAGAAGAAGCTGGCGGAATCGCGAAAAAAGAATAACTTTGAACTCATCAAGCATTGGGAACGTGAACTCGCCTTCAACGGGGCAGGCCACTACCTGCATACGATCTTCTGGACAATTATGAATCCTGCTGGCGGCGGTAAACCTTCCGGCATGCTCGCAGAGCAGATCAAGCGGGATTTCGGAAGTTATGAAGCGTTCAAGAATCAATTCACTGAAGCTGCGAACAAAGTGGAAGGCAGTGGCTGGGCGATGCTTGTCTGGAGCCCGAGAGCACATCGTCTGGAGATTTTGCAGGCGGAAAAACACCAGAACCTGTCCCAGTCCGATATCGTTCCACTCCTGCCGCTGGATGTGTGGGAACATGCCTATTATCTGAAACACCAGAATGAACGCAAAAAGTATATCGAGGATTGGTGGAATGTCGTCTACTGGCCGGCTGTTGCTGAGCGTTACGAAACAGCACGCAAGTTGTTGTGGCCGCCTTATTAA
- a CDS encoding response regulator transcription factor: MKRITILIADDEVEIADLVALHLQKEGYHTVKASDGQSALQAIQTHTIDLAVLDIMMPGMDGYEVTRKIREQHHFPIIFLSAKTSDMDKITGLVMGADDYMTKPFNPMELVARVNSQLRRSLQFSQSTAAVQRSILEKGGLVIVPEQHSVTLYGKPLELTPKEFDILVLLASNSKQVFSAESIFEKVWGEAYFESGNTVMVHIRTLRKKLGEDVDKNKFIKTIWGVGYTFND; the protein is encoded by the coding sequence ATGAAGCGAATTACGATTCTGATTGCGGACGATGAAGTAGAGATCGCGGATCTGGTGGCTTTACATTTACAAAAAGAAGGATATCATACCGTCAAGGCATCTGACGGACAGTCGGCACTACAGGCGATTCAGACACATACCATTGATTTGGCCGTACTGGACATTATGATGCCGGGTATGGACGGGTACGAGGTGACTCGTAAAATACGGGAGCAGCATCATTTCCCGATCATTTTCCTGAGTGCCAAAACCTCGGACATGGATAAAATTACGGGGCTGGTGATGGGTGCCGATGATTATATGACCAAACCGTTTAACCCGATGGAGCTTGTAGCACGCGTGAATTCTCAATTGCGGCGCTCATTGCAATTCAGCCAGTCCACAGCGGCGGTTCAGCGCTCGATTCTGGAAAAGGGCGGACTTGTCATTGTACCGGAGCAGCATAGCGTGACGCTTTACGGTAAACCGCTGGAGTTAACACCGAAGGAATTTGATATTTTAGTGTTGCTTGCGAGCAATTCAAAACAGGTCTTCAGCGCAGAAAGTATTTTTGAAAAGGTATGGGGAGAGGCTTATTTCGAAAGTGGCAATACCGTTATGGTACATATTCGGACGCTGCGCAAGAAGCTCGGAGAAGATGTGGACAAGAACAAGTTTATCAAAACCATCTGGGGCGTGGGGTACACGTTCAATGACTAA